One region of Pagrus major chromosome 7, Pma_NU_1.0 genomic DNA includes:
- the foxl2l gene encoding forkhead domain-containing protein, translated as MDAEEKSPADQGVQLLDISSNSPPPEPEGAQGTEQPEKPPYSYVALIAMAIKESRDKRLTLAGIYDFIIEKFPYFERNKKGWQNSIRHNLSLNECFVKVPRESGADRKGNFWMVDPAFEDMFEKGNYRRRRRVRRPFRPASVPYLNASAADYPEHLYLQPYVSSWGLCQPGSSQQTGYPAPRSVSPSVPVSSYCPPPHFHHPAYAAYHRHPPVLVPHNGCPYGGVTQPMSPDGGTVSVPCNYQQFTSYARQAEGPLAHSFDL; from the coding sequence ATGGACGCAGAGGAGAAATCCCCCGCAGACCAGGGCGTGCAGCTCCTGGACATCAGCTCCAACTCGCCCCCTCCTGAGCCCGAAGGTGCGCAGGGGACCGAGCAGCCGGAGAAGCCGCCGTACTCCTACGTGGCTCTCATCGCCATGGCCATCAAGGAGAGCCGGGACAAGAGGTTGACCCTGGCCGGGATTTACGATTTCATCATCGAAAAGTTCCCATACtttgagagaaataaaaaaggatgGCAGAACAGCATCCGACATAATTTGTCGCTTAATGAGTGTTTCGTCAAGGTGCCCAGAGAGAGCGGAGCGGACAGGAAGGGCAACTTCTGGATGGTGGACCCCGCGTTTGAGGACATGTTTGAAAAGGGGAACTACcggcggaggaggagggtgaggaggccCTTCAGACCCGCGAGTGTGCCTTACCTGAACGCGAGCGCAGCGGACTACCCCGAGCACCTCTACCTGCAGCCCTACGTGAGCTCCTGGGGTCTGTGCCAGCCCGGCTCGTCCCAGCAGACCGGATACCCAGCACCCCGCAGCGTGTCACCCAGCGTCCCGGTGAGCTCCTACTGTCCGCCGCCCCACTTCCACCACCCTGCCTACGCCGCTTACCACCGCCACCCGCCCGTGCTGGTCCCCCACAACGGGTGTCCCTACGGCGGAGTGACCCAGCCGATGAGCCCCGACGGAGGCACCGTCTCCGTGCCGTGCAACTACCAGCAGTTCACCTCCTACGCGAGGCAGGCGGAGGGACCGCTCGCTCACTCGTTTGACCTGTGA
- the tmem201 gene encoding transmembrane protein 201, producing the protein MEAFNQLLLEYPELMYSGVGATAVVAGGALIYKIATRKKPTHANVNCWFCNQNTVVPYGNRNCWDCPNCDQYNGFQENGDYNKPIPAQYMEHLNHGVSGGLPSTETPKTLQFVNCQMLLCRKCNTNQSVKIKQLASFIPRDDENYDEEIEAYKHHLEQTYKLCRPCQTAVEYYIKYQNRQLRTVLLNHQLRRSRESDKGFVKSSYSTSSPMGVILLRVLGFLICAFLVATFFGELPDQLTSPSGPQTLSGGVIPPKPKPSNESTPDKESSGGVPVWQNLLELIPDKAQENAKLVWQLGRDNQLAIVSVGLLTCLTAIFFAGPVRLRRIDAVASVLWFVILCLYLAENYFTAAFGWMDTAKLSASSLCCLVSFAAAVATRKPLGPRRTRYRRYLAGSSAVPPFSSQPPFLSPDLADSFIPTPPPNLSQLINRQQSPRERKASPSSLPGRLNRALSLGTIPSLSRTDSGFLFSGSRPASQYKDSPSSDYFSLKSGSRPSSPGPSPTPSVAGSVTSSSGSARHRRPLISPARLNISGQRLRLFSTEPEPTRMSPPVSPSHFLVEQSSSIYSGCFSRDISPFQSQNDLSSLLRDGTVIEEDERRGSSSDSSACLVGTTTQGLESTPPPKGVVKRLIWPGLLLMSLTSNLLFAGLYMYHNWG; encoded by the exons ATGGAGGCGTTTAACCAGCTTCTGTTGGAATATCCTGAGCTAATGTACAGCGGGGTCGGAGCTACGGCGGTCGTCGCCGGTGGAGCGTTGATATACAAGATTGCCACCAG GAAGAAACCGACCCATGCAAATGTGAACTGCTGGTTCTGTAATCAGAACACAGTTGTGCCCTATGGGAACAGGAACTGCTGGGACTGTCCCAACTGTGACCAGTATAATGGCTTCCAGGAG AATGGGGATTACAACAAGCCCATCCCAGCTCAGTACATGGAGCATCTGAACCATGGAGTATCTGGTGGCCTTCCCTCAACTGAGACACCCAAGACACTGCAGTTTGTCAACTGTCAGATGCTGCTCTGCAGGAAGTGCAATACCAACCAGTCTGTAAAGATCAAGCAGTTGGCCTCATTTATCCCGAGGGACGAT GAGAACTACGATGAGGAAATTGAGGCTTACAAGCACCACCTTGAGCAGACCTATAAATTATGCAGGCCATGTCAGACAGCTGTGGAGTACTacatcaaatatcaaaacaggCAACTTCGAACAGTGCTCCTAAACCATCAGCTTCGACGCAGCCGGGAATCAGACAAGGGCTTTGTAAAG AGCTCCTATTCTACGTCTTCTCCCATGGGGGTCATCCTGTTGCGGGTCCTCGGCTTCCTGATATGTGCTTTCCTAGTTGCCACATTTTTCGGTGAATTGCCGGACCAGCTCACTTCACCCAGTGGCCCACAGACACTAAGTGGTGGGGTCATTCCGCCAAAGCCCAAACCCTCCAACGAATCCACCCCTGACAAGGAAAGTAGTGGAGGCGTGCCTGTGTGGCAGAATCTGCTGGAGCTGATCCCAGACAAGGCTCAAGAAAATGCCAAGCTGGTGTGGCAGCTCGGAAGAGACAACCAGCTGGCTATAGTGTCTGTTGGCCTGTTGACTTGTCTCACTGCTATCTTCTTTGCAGGGCCTGTGAG GTTGAGGAGAATTGATGCGGTGGCCTCTGTCCTGTGGTTCGTCATCCTCTGCCTCTACCTGGCTGAGAACTACTTTACTGCTGCCTTTGGCTGGATGGACACAGCCAAGCTCAGtgcctcctccctctgctgcctcGTCAGCTTTGCCGCTGCTGTGGCAACTCGCAAACCGCTGGGTCCAAGAAGAACCAGATATCGAAG ATACCTTGCAGGTAGCTCTGCAGTCCCCCCGTTCAGCAGCCAGCCTCCTTTCCTGTCTCCGGACCTGGCAGACTCCTTCATCCCCACCCCGCCCCCCAACCTCTCACAGCTCATCAACCGCCAACAGAGTCCTCGCGAGCGCAAGGcgtccccctcctctctgcctggGCGCCTCAACAGAGCCCTCAGCCTCGGCACGATCCCCTCCCTCAGCAGGACAG ATTCTGGTTTCCTGTTTAGCGGAAGCAGACCAGCTTCACAGTACAAAGACTCCCCATCTTCAG ACTACTTCTCCCTGAAGTCTGGGAGCCGCCCGTCATCCCCGGGCCCTTCTCCAACTCCTTCAGTAGCCGGGTCGGTTACATCCAGTTCAGGTTCTGCCAGACATCGACGCCCCCTCATCAGCCCTGCTCGCCTCAACATCAGTGGCCAGAGGCTCCGGCTTTTTTCAACAGAGCCAGAACCCACGAGAATGTCCCCACCCGTGTCTCCGTCACACTTCCTTGTGGAGCAGAGCTCTTCCATCTACAGCGGCTGCTTTTCACGTGACATATCACCCTTCCAAAGCCAAAATG ATTTGAGTTCTTTGTTAAGGGACGGCACAGTGATTGAAGAGGACGAGAGGCGAGGCAGCTCCTCAGACTCCTCAGCATGCCTGGTTGGTACTACTACACAGGGGCTGGAGAGCACCCCTCCTCCAAAAG GTGTTGTGAAGCGTCTCATCTGGCCGGGGCTTTTATTGATGAGCCTGACTTCCAACCTGTTGTTTGCTGGCCTCTACATGTACCACAACTGGGGATGA
- the pik3cd gene encoding phosphatidylinositol 4,5-bisphosphate 3-kinase catalytic subunit delta isoform has protein sequence MPPGKYGMQEEWEKEGDQGIVMDFLLPTGIFLKFPVRRHDTIKSIKKMVWKNARSEALFSALGDPDAYVFTCINETAEREELEEEMRRISDVRPFMCVLRLVAREGDRVEKLTNTQISLLIGKGLHEFEAQKNHEVNEFRTKMRTFCEVKAQERQALPWQQWMKFSFPCDLEPCCSPPECGSVKSKNAKKIFINVKFEACDESFMLQQDPQDIPVALMRSALKKKATVFRSVRQEPEDYTLQVNGRWEFIYGSHPMCQFKYIFACLRNGQNPHLTMVHHSTISKYQEEQGRMCSQVFKSRSLSRPPPLPLKKQNTSSLWSINEPFYIHLLQGSRVNADEGMKLVVQAGLFHGSELLCKVVTSSEVTVCSEPLWDQKLEFDINVADLPRMSRLCFALYAVIEKAKKPRGTKKKNKKADCPIAWVNTMVFDYKDQLKTGEFLLSTWPSVPDDKGDLLNPMGTVEKNPNVDSAAGLLIRFSNIRPHPLYYPPLDKISDVERNGDVAITTKDEYMKLKEIMDNKNYTEFFEDEKELLWKLRAEVRDRFPESLSKLLLITKWNKREDVVQMVSLLRNWPDLPAIHALELLDYSFPDPAVRSFTIRCLRKLRDDELLQYLIQLVQVLKYESYLDCDLTIFLLERALSNRRIGHFLFWHLRSEIHVASVSLRFGLILEAYCRGNIQHIKLLTKQNEALGKMKALSDFVKSGSQKMTVDDLKLCIKQESYLEALSDLLSPLNPSIVLTEICADKCRFMDSKMKPLWLMYKNHCAQGDMVGIIFKNGDDLRQDMLTLQMIRLMENLWKKEGLDLRMIPYGCLSTGNKMGLIEVVKNSDTIANIQRNSSNSAATAAFNKDALLNWLKSKNPEDKLDQAIEEFTLSCAGYCVATYVLGIGDRHNDNIMIRETGQLFHIDFGHFLGNFKRKLGINRERVPFILTYDFVHVIQQGRTNNSEKFERFREYCERAYKILCRNGTLFVNLFAMMKAAGLPELTSFKDIQYLKDSLALGKSEEEALKNFKVKFNEALRESWKTKVNWMMHSLAKDNRP, from the exons ATGCCCCCGGGGAAGTATGGGATGCAGGAGGAATGGGAGAAGGAGGGGGACCAGGGGATAGTGATGGACTTCCTGCTGCCTACTGGGATCTTCCTCAAATTCCCTGTGCGTCGACATGACACCATCAAGAGCATCAAAAAA ATGGTTTGGAAAAATGCCAGAAGCGAGGCGCTGTTCAGTGCACTGGGTGATCCCGACGCATACGTCTTCACCTGCATCAACgagacagcagagagggaggaactggaggaggaaatgaggCGCATAAGCGACGTGCGGCCCTTCATGTGCGTCCTGAGGCTGGTGGCGAGGGAGGGTGACCGAGTGGAGAAGCTCACCAACACACAAATCAGCCTGTTGATTGGCAAAG GTCTGCATGAGTTTGAGGCCCAGAAGAACCACGAGGTGAATGAGTTTCGGACGAAGATGCGCACCTTTTGCGAAGTGAAGGCTCAGGAGCGGCAGGCGTTGCCGTGGCAGCAGTGGATGAAGTTCAGCTTCCCGTGTGACCTGGAGCCATGCTGCTCTCcgccagagtgtgggagtgtgaaGTCAAAAAACGCCAAGAAGATTTTCATCAACGTCAAGTTTGAGGCTTGCGAT GAGAGCTTCATGCTGCAGCAGGACCCTCAGGACATCCCGGTGGCTCTGATGAGGAGTGCCCTGAAGAAGAAGGCCACCGTCTTTCGCTCTGTGAGACAGGAGCCCGAGGACTACACCTTACAGGTCAACGGGAGGTGGGAGTTCATCTATGGGAGCCACCCCATGTGCCAGTTCAAA TACATTTTCGCATGTTTGAGAAATGGCCAAAACCCTCATCTCACCATGGTGCACCACTCCACCATCAGCAAATATCAGGAGGAGCAGGGTCGAATGTGCAGCCAGGTATTCAAGAGTCGCTCCCTGTCCAGACCTCCTCCACTGCCCCTGAAGAAG CAGAACACCTCCTCTCTTTGGTCCATCAATGAGCCTTTCTACATTCACCTGCTGCAGGGCAGCCGAGTCAACGCAGACGAAGGAATGAAG CTGGTGGTGCAGGCCGGCCTGTTCCACGGCAGCGAGCTGCTCTGTAAGGTGGTGACGAGCTCGGAGGTGACAGTGTGCTCTGAGCCGCTGTGGGATCAAAAGCTGGAGTTTGACATCAACGTGGCCGACCTGCCTCGCATGAGCCGCCTGTGCTTCGCTCTCTATGCTGTCATAGAGAAAGCCAAGAAGCCCCGAGGCACcaagaagaagaataagaaaGCG GACTGTCCCATAGCCTGGGTGAACACCATGGTGTTTGACTACAAGGACCAGCTGAAGACTGGGGAGTTCCTCTTGTCCACTTGGCCATCTGTTCCTG ATGACAAAGGCGACCTGTTGAACCCAATGGGAACAGTCGAGAAGAACCCCAACGTGGACAGCGCTGCCGGGCTTCTCATTCGCTTCAGCAACATCCGGCCACATCCTCTCTATTACCCTCCACTTGACAAG ATAAGTGACGTGGAGAGGAATGGTGATGTAGCTATCACCACTAAAGACGAG TACATGAAGCTAAAGGAAATCATGGacaacaaaaactacacagagTTTTTCGAGGACGAGAAGGAGCTCCTGTGGAAGCTGCGTGCAGAAGTCCGCGACCGTTTTCCTGAAAGTCTGTCCAAGCTGCTCCTCATCACCAAGTGGAACAAGCGTGAGGACGTAGTTCAG ATGGTGAGTTTACTGAGGAACTGGCCGGACCTTCCTGCCATCCACGCCTTGGAGCTCTTAGACTACAGTTTCCCCGACCCAGCGGTCCGTTCTTTCACTATCAGATGCCTCAGGAAGCTCCG TGATGATGAACTGCTGCAGTACTTAATCCAGCTGGTCCAGGTCTTGAAGTATGAGTCCTATCTAGACTGTGACCTCACCATTTTCCTGTTAGAGAGGGCTCTGTCCAACAGGAGGATAGGGCACTTTCTGTTTTGGCATCTCAG GTCGGAGATTCACGTGGCGTCTGTGAGTTTGCGCTTTGGCCTGATTCTGGAGGCCTACTGCAGGGGAAACATCCAACACATCAAGCTCTTAACCAAACAg AACGAGGCTCTGGGCAAAATGAAGGCTCTAAGCGACTTCGTCAAGTCGGGCTCCCAGAAGATGACGGTGGATGACCTGAAGCTGTGCATCAAACAGGAGTCCTACCTGGAGGCCCTGTCAGACCTGCTGTCACCACTCAACCCCAGTATCGTCCTCACTGAGATCTG TGCAGATAAGTGCAGGTTCATGGACTCCAAGATGAAGCCGCTCTGGCTGATGTATAAGAACCACTGTGCTCAAGGAGACATGGTGGGCATCATCTTCAAGAATGGAGACG ATCTTCGGCAAGACATGTTGACCCTCCAGATGATCCGGCTCATGGAGAATTTATGGAAAAAGGAAGGTCTGGATCTCAG gatGATCCCATACGGCTGCTTGTCCACTGGGAACAAGATGGGTCTTATCGAGGTGGTGAAGAACTCAGACACCATCGCCAATATCCAGCGTAACAGCAGTAACAGTGCTGCCACTGCAGCCTTCAACAAGGACGCCCTGCTCAACTGGCTCAAATCGAAGAATCCTGA agaCAAACTTGATCAAGCAATAGAAGAGTTCACGCTGTCCTGTGCTGGCTACTGTGTAGCTACTTATGTGTTGGGCATCGGAGATCGTCACAATGACAATATCATGATCAGGGAAACTGGACAG CTCTTCCACATTGACTTTGGGCATTTCCTGGGCAACTTCAAGCGGAAACTGGGCATCAACAGGGAGCGTGTGCCTTTCATCTTGACGTACGACTTTGTCCACGTGATCCAGCAAGGACGGACGAACAACAGTGAAAAGTTTGAGAG GTTCAGAGAGTACTGTGAGCGGGCCTATAAGATCCTGTGTCGGAACGGGACGCTGTTCGTCAACCTCTTCGCAATGATGAAGGCAGCAGGACTGCCAGAGCTCACCTCCTTCAAAGACATCCAGTATCTAAAG GACTCTTTAGCTTTGGGAAAATCAGAGGAAGAGGCACTGAAGAATTTCAAAGTCAAGTTCAACGAAGCTCTGCGGGAGAGCTGGAAGACAAAAGTCAACTGGATGATGCACTCCTTGGCCAAAGATAATAGACCATGA